In a single window of the Anguilla rostrata isolate EN2019 chromosome 4, ASM1855537v3, whole genome shotgun sequence genome:
- the LOC135252884 gene encoding uncharacterized protein LOC135252884 isoform X1, protein MAGEPRQLVVDVVRCALPLKTSLIKLTQGNRISSSVIELAHPTICKTPEKTEDSVFKICVDLQSVLAGGMEPRKAEERDIDGLGMALDSKKVRNLRLSQTSRWQPRAQVSKKSKSLRQGQSEVPRLVKNASFPPITKPSNKFPSYSHNAGISASHISLPLINVSEQGVLTSSSIPIKTSQTVTPFPRILLKKRKSLVDGTKTSECKVPPCKLPDVSAHSTEQLLERLKARKRDKKKGKEREMESEIGVPEYPDHLFLSATLQLLREGLIHLPGLNTEEMQRCSGAQPARCPRMKTMKTERELQGSFQPSNGIKKPVTLSMYKRNLTLVRQIQSNNNT, encoded by the exons ATGGCAGGAGAGCCAAGACAGCTGGTGGTGGATGTGGTGAGATGTGCTTTGCCCTTGAAGACCTCACTAATCAAGTTAACTCAGGGTAACAGAATAAGCTCAAGCGTGATAGAGTTAGCACATCCTACTATCTGCAAGACACCTGAGAAAACCGAAGActcagtttttaaaatctgtgtGGACCTTCAGTCTGTCTTAGCAGGTGGTATGGAGCCAAGGAAGGCAGAAGAAAGGGACATTGATGGTTTAGGTATGGCTTTGGACAGCAAGAAAGTTAGAAATTTGAGACTGAGTCAAACGTCTAGGTGGCAGCCAAGAGCCCAGGTCAGCAAAAAGAGCAAGAGTTTGAGGCAAGGCCAATCAGAAGTACCCAGGTTGGTGAAGAATGCATCATTTCCTCCCATTACTAAACCATCCAACAAATTTCCCTCATACTCGCACAATGCAGGGATCTCAGCATCTCACATTTCACTGCCCCTGATTAACGTTTCAGAACAAGGTGTCCTGACAAGCTCTTCCATACCGATTAAGACCTCACAAACTGTAACACCATTTCCAAGGATTCTCTTGAAGAAAAGGAAATCTCTGGTAGATGGAACTAAGACCTCTGAATGT AAGGTTCCTCCATGCAAGCTCCCAGATGTCTCAGCACACAGTACAGAGCAGCTACTTGAGAGATTAAAAGCAcgaaaaagagacaaaaagaaggggaaagagagagaaatggagagtgaGATAGGAGTACCCGAATACCCTGATCATCTCTTCCTGTCTGCTACTCTTCAATTACTCAGAGAAGGGCTGATCCACCTGCCAGGCCTTAATACAGA AGAAATGCAAAGGTGCTCTGGGGCCCAGCCAGCTAGATGTCCGAGGATGAAAACTatgaagacagaaagagagttGCAGGGCTCATTTCAGCCCTCAAATGGAATTAAGAAGCCGGTAACCCTCAGCATGTACAAGAGGAACCTCACTCTTGTCCGCCAAATACAAAGCAATAACAATACATAA
- the LOC135252884 gene encoding uncharacterized protein LOC135252884 isoform X2 encodes MAGEPRQLVVDVVRCALPLKTSLIKLTQGNRISSSVIELAHPTICKTPEKTEDSVFKICVDLQSVLAGGMEPRKAEERDIDGLGMALDSKKVRNLRLSQTSRWQPRAQVSKKSKSLRQGQSEVPRLVKNASFPPITKPSNKFPSYSHNAGISASHISLPLINVSEQGVLTSSSIPIKTSQTVTPFPRILLKKRKSLVDGTKTSECVPPCKLPDVSAHSTEQLLERLKARKRDKKKGKEREMESEIGVPEYPDHLFLSATLQLLREGLIHLPGLNTEEMQRCSGAQPARCPRMKTMKTERELQGSFQPSNGIKKPVTLSMYKRNLTLVRQIQSNNNT; translated from the exons ATGGCAGGAGAGCCAAGACAGCTGGTGGTGGATGTGGTGAGATGTGCTTTGCCCTTGAAGACCTCACTAATCAAGTTAACTCAGGGTAACAGAATAAGCTCAAGCGTGATAGAGTTAGCACATCCTACTATCTGCAAGACACCTGAGAAAACCGAAGActcagtttttaaaatctgtgtGGACCTTCAGTCTGTCTTAGCAGGTGGTATGGAGCCAAGGAAGGCAGAAGAAAGGGACATTGATGGTTTAGGTATGGCTTTGGACAGCAAGAAAGTTAGAAATTTGAGACTGAGTCAAACGTCTAGGTGGCAGCCAAGAGCCCAGGTCAGCAAAAAGAGCAAGAGTTTGAGGCAAGGCCAATCAGAAGTACCCAGGTTGGTGAAGAATGCATCATTTCCTCCCATTACTAAACCATCCAACAAATTTCCCTCATACTCGCACAATGCAGGGATCTCAGCATCTCACATTTCACTGCCCCTGATTAACGTTTCAGAACAAGGTGTCCTGACAAGCTCTTCCATACCGATTAAGACCTCACAAACTGTAACACCATTTCCAAGGATTCTCTTGAAGAAAAGGAAATCTCTGGTAGATGGAACTAAGACCTCTGAATGT GTTCCTCCATGCAAGCTCCCAGATGTCTCAGCACACAGTACAGAGCAGCTACTTGAGAGATTAAAAGCAcgaaaaagagacaaaaagaaggggaaagagagagaaatggagagtgaGATAGGAGTACCCGAATACCCTGATCATCTCTTCCTGTCTGCTACTCTTCAATTACTCAGAGAAGGGCTGATCCACCTGCCAGGCCTTAATACAGA AGAAATGCAAAGGTGCTCTGGGGCCCAGCCAGCTAGATGTCCGAGGATGAAAACTatgaagacagaaagagagttGCAGGGCTCATTTCAGCCCTCAAATGGAATTAAGAAGCCGGTAACCCTCAGCATGTACAAGAGGAACCTCACTCTTGTCCGCCAAATACAAAGCAATAACAATACATAA